TGATATGCGGACTAAGGGTATCCGGGGTGGCCCCACAGGCAACGACATCTAACGAACCGATATCCGGCACGCTCTGAATATTGATGCAATCCAGGAAGTCATCTGTCGCATTTTTCTGGAAGATCTTTGGGTTGCTGCGCGCTTCTGTCAGCAGGGTGGCAAGGCCCTTATCATTGCTGAGTTCAAAGACTTGATGCAGCTTGGGGTTACGGATGTCGCTATCGACCAGAAGCACACGGGCGCCTGTTTCAGCGATGCTCAGGGCGAGGTTCGCCGCGATGAAGGTGCGCCCTTCGTTGCCCCTTGTGCTAGAAATAAGGTAAACCCGCGATTCCCTATTGCTGGCCGTTTCGTCTAAGGAAGATTCTTTTGAAAATAATAAGCTCGTCCGCATGGAACGGAAGTCTTCCGCGATGGTGGAGTTGGGCATGTCCCGGACGACTTTATAGCGCGTGGGCTGGTTGTTGATTGTGCGTATGGAAGGCACACTCGCCATCACAGGTAGGCTGAGAGCACGCCGCAATTCAACTTCTGTGCGGATGCTGCGATTGGTGTAATCGAGAAGCAGCACCAGGGATGTCGCCAGGATAATACCTACAACAGCACCAGCCGCCCCGATAATAATGGGCGAGATACCTGTTTCTTCCAGGTTAGGCTCGGCGGCTTCCAACACTTCCAGCGAATTCACCTTCTCAGATAGTGCAAGATAAGCATCCAGTAGTTGGGCCAACGTCTGCTGAGATGTGACGATGCGATCAGACAACATGTTGTACTGGTCCATCAACAGGGATTCTGTCGATAGGAACTCAATTTCTTGCGCTTCCTCAATCCGGCCTAGAATATCCGCTGCTTGCTGGCGCGTGGAAGCAATTTGTTCTTGCAGGTCATCAATCTGCTGTCCGATGAGCGTCAGGCGGCTTTCTTCTTCCGGCGTGAGGTCTGTCGGGGCTGTCTCAATCAGCTTTTGGGCGACGGTATTGGCAATATCTGCTGCGATGTAGGGATCATCATAGACTGAATCGATGATCAGAATGGGCGTATCCGGGACAATGCTCGCGCCAATGAGTTCGTTAAAGTCTTCATAACTGATATCGAGGCCCAGTTCTTCTATCGCCGGGACGAGTGTCTCTCGTGAACGCACGAGTTCCAGATACAGGATTGCGAGTCGTTCAGAAAGCTCTAGCGTATTGACGTTTGGGTTCGGTGCACTGATGACGTTACCGATTAAGAGGCGCGCTTCCGATGTGTAAGAAGGGGCCTGGCGAGAGTATAAAAAGTAAGTAGCTCCCCCGGTGATGAGCGCTGCCAGGACGATAATCCATAATCGTCTGATAATCAGGTTGATATAACGAACGCCTTCATTTTCCATATGACATGATTCCCTATCTTTGTTCGCATGCACGTTACTGGCAGGCGATGCATGCTATGAGGTAAATCTTGATAAGGTTCTTAACTGTGGCTAACACTATAGCATAACCAGACTGACGAGAAGGTAAGGTT
The Phototrophicus methaneseepsis DNA segment above includes these coding regions:
- a CDS encoding tyrosine-protein kinase domain-containing protein — translated: MENEGVRYINLIIRRLWIIVLAALITGGATYFLYSRQAPSYTSEARLLIGNVISAPNPNVNTLELSERLAILYLELVRSRETLVPAIEELGLDISYEDFNELIGASIVPDTPILIIDSVYDDPYIAADIANTVAQKLIETAPTDLTPEEESRLTLIGQQIDDLQEQIASTRQQAADILGRIEEAQEIEFLSTESLLMDQYNMLSDRIVTSQQTLAQLLDAYLALSEKVNSLEVLEAAEPNLEETGISPIIIGAAGAVVGIILATSLVLLLDYTNRSIRTEVELRRALSLPVMASVPSIRTINNQPTRYKVVRDMPNSTIAEDFRSMRTSLLFSKESSLDETASNRESRVYLISSTRGNEGRTFIAANLALSIAETGARVLLVDSDIRNPKLHQVFELSNDKGLATLLTEARSNPKIFQKNATDDFLDCINIQSVPDIGSLDVVACGATPDTLSPHIIGFENIERTIERLIDIGNYNVILFDSPPAMDYADGYTLAAKVNASALIVIEASRTDRAEAMQVRDQFMDMGLTLTGTILNKT